A window of the Oryza brachyantha chromosome 5, ObraRS2, whole genome shotgun sequence genome harbors these coding sequences:
- the LOC102708721 gene encoding pentatricopeptide repeat-containing protein At3g62470, mitochondrial-like: protein MVVAVKPKAATTTTSLLLTAAAVHGDLQVATAVALLPAAGTLRGDSAPLPVRDVPPPRPHRWLHRTHGPLPPLLPLPCRPPPLPSAVPPPHLTDRRGLLPLLLSVRSHPLFRAARYLSTCSASDGDEEEVVGDSPPRADPSHPEHVGRVCAAIADVVAAGADANLEAALTALSPPLSEALVLAVLDRFKHAHRPSHRFFRWAAASGGFAHTSITYCKMVHILGKTRQFHSMVALIQEMGKEGALCMDAFKIAIKSFAAAGEIKNAVGVFEMMKTHGFDDGVESFNCLLVALAQEGLGREANQVFDRMRNRYTPDLRSYTALMLAWCNARNLVEAGRVWNEMLENGMKPDVVVHNTMIEGLLRGQRRPEAVKMFELMKAKGPAPNVWTYTMLIRDHCKKGKMDMAMRCFEEMQDVGCEPDVATYTCLLVGYGNAKRMDRVTALLEEMTEKGCPPDGRTYNALIKLLTNRNMPDDAARIYKKMIKKGLEPTIHTYNMMMKSYFLGGRNYMMGCAVWEEMHQKGICPDVNSYTVFINGHIRHGRPKEACKYIEEMIQKGMKAPQIDYNKFAADFSKAGKPDILYELAQKVKFTGKFDASNVFHHWAERMKKRVKQTVPNQTESRTL, encoded by the coding sequence ATGGTCGTGGCCGTTAAGCCCAaagccgccaccaccaccacctccctcctcctcaccgccgccgccgttcatgGAGACCTCCAAGTCGCCACGGCCGTTGCCCTTCTCCCCGCCGCGGGAACCCTCCGTGGCGACAGTGCTCCTCTGCCCGTGCGCGacgttcctcctcctcgccctcatCGCTGGCTCCATCGCACTCACGGTCCACTTCCGCCTCTACTGCCACTCCCCTGTCGcccacctcctctcccctcgGCAGTGCCCCCACCGCATCTGACCGACCGCCGGGGCCTGCTCCCGCTGCTGTTGTCGGTGAGATCCCACCCCCTGTTCCGGGCAGCGAGGTATCTTTCCACCTGCTCCGCCTCCGATGgtgacgaggaggaggtggtgggggactcgccgccgcgggcagATCCGAGCCACCCGGAGCACGTTGGCCGCGTTTGCGCTGCCATCGCAGACGTTGTCGCAGCCGGTGCTGACGCGAACCTCGAGGCGGCGCTCACCGCGCTCTCGCCACCGCTCTCTGAGGCGCTCGTTCTAGCGGTGCTCGACCGCTTCAAGCACGCGCACAGGCCGTCCCACCGCTTCTTCCGGTGGGCTGCTGCCTCTGGTGGCTTCGCGCACACCTCCATCACCTACTGCAAGATGGTCCACATCCTCGGCAAGACGAGACAGTTCCACTCAATGGTGGCATTAATCCAAGAAATGGGGAAGGAAGGTGCCCTGTGCATGGACGCATTCAAGATTGCCATCAAGTcgtttgctgctgctggcgaGATCAAGAATGCAGTCGGCGTGTTTGAGATGATGAAGACGCACGGCTTTGATGATGGGGTGGAGTCATTCAATTGCTTGCTAGTTGCTTTGGCACAAGAGGGGCTGGGGAGGGAGGCAAATCAAGTGTTTGACAGAATGCGCAACCGCTACACTCCAGACCTTCGGTCATATACAGCACTTATGTTGGCATGGTGCAACGCGAGGAATCTGGTGGAGGCTGGACGGGTTTGGAATGAGATGCTGGAGAATGGGATGAAGCCTGATGTTGTGGTGCACAATACGATGATTGAGGGGTTGCTACGTGGGCAGAGGCGGCCTGAGGCTGTGAAGATGTTTGAGCTCATGAAGGCAAAGGGTCCTGCTCCAAATGTATGGACTTATACAATGTTGATTCGTGACCATTGTAAAAAGGGTAAGATGGATATGGCAATGCGGTGCTTTGAGGAGATGCAGGATGTTGGGTGTGAGCCAGATGTTGCTACCTATACATGCTTGCTTGTAGGGTATGGGAATGCGAAGAGGATGGATAGAGTGACAGCACTGTTGGAGGAAATGACGGAGAAGGGTTGCCCTCCAGATGGAAGGACATACAATGCTCTCATTAAGCTACTTACAAATAGGAATATGCCAGATGATGCGGcaagaatatataaaaagatgatAAAGAAGGGACTAGAGCCTACTATCCATACATACAACATGATGATGAAGTCATATTTCCTTGGCGGGAGGAATTACATGATGGGTTGTGCAGTGTGGGAGGAGATGCACCAGAAGGGGATTTGTCCAGATGTGAACTCTTACACAGTGTTTATTAATGGGCATATACGACATGGTAGGCCCAAGGAGGCATGTAAATACATCGAGGAGATGATCCAAAAAGGGATGAAGGCTCCACAGATAGACTACAATAAGTTTGCTGCAGATTTCTCTAAGGCTGGGAAGCCTGACATACTGTATGAATTGGCTCAGAAGGTGAAGTTTACAGGTAAATTTGATGCATCTAATGTGTTCCACCACTGGGCAgagagaatgaaaaaacgagtCAAGCAAACTGTCCCTAATCAGACTGAGAGCAGGACGCTCTAA